Within Spinacia oleracea cultivar Varoflay chromosome 4, BTI_SOV_V1, whole genome shotgun sequence, the genomic segment TCAATTAGATACTCCAACTCCTTGCAATTGACAACCTCTAGATGTTGGAGGGAGCACAATGCTTGAGCCATGCTACGAACAAAAAGACACTTGAGCAGGCTCACAGAATCAATCAGTGTAAAGCTACAAAGGTGAGATAGGTTGACCAACTGAGACAAGGTGGTTGATCTGCTGATGACTGGCTGGCAATTTCTGATCAGGAAGAAATTTCTTCCCCAACTACCATATACTTCAGTCTTCCAGTTCTCGCCAAACATCCTTGTTAACATGTAACCTGGTGGGCAGATGCTAGAGAGGCGAGGGAGGTTGTCGAGTTGGATGTCCTGTAACTTGGGGAGAAAAATGATCTTCTCATTGTGCCCTACACATATCCCTTCTCGGTCTTCGTAGAACAAGTGCACTAATTGGGATAATCGTTGTATATGCAACCATTTAAGGCTTGGAAGGTGTTGAGCAACAGAGAGGGGAAACAAGTATTTTACCTTGCCACATTCTTCTACAAGGATTTTTTTCAAGTTTGGCAAGCATGTCACTGCTCCAGCACATACATCTTCGTCACTATCATCACGCGCAATTATAAGAGAATTCCTTGACACTGATCCTATGTCATCTTGAAATATGTGTTCTAGCTGGGGGCATTCGGAAGCTATAAGAGATTCTAGGCATGGAAGATTCCGGACCATAGATAGAGGGAAGAGAAATGTAATGGCTGCGCATTTGAAAGCTACTATTTCACGAAGGTTTTGCAAGATGACAAACTTAGTGTGCCCTTTCCATATGTACTTCAAATTCGGCATGTAGCAGACCTTCAGCACTTCTAACAGTTCAAGGACGGGCTTTTTAGCCTCTACAAGATCAAATACCTCTTCTATGTCGTCATGGATGCATCTTACAATTTCCACCATCCGAAAATCCAGTAAACTCTGTTGTGCTCTAATTGGTAATACTCTGCCCAACACCATCCAATATTCTTTTTGGAGCTGTCGTTCTATTGTTCCACCATAGTTCATTGCCAATGGCTGCAGATAAACAAATGGAATATTTATGTTCCTACTTTTACTTTTTAATCCACCATTGCAAAATGAAAATGGAAGAAGGAAAAGAACATCAAGAGCATTGAATCTGGAAATAACCTTTTCTTTTATGTTCCTACTTTTACTTGTCCATTTCAAATTATTGTTTTCAGTTAGAATCTTTGCCCTAATATTTCGTTTCTAAATTGTCTCATCCCACCCAATTTACCTCCACTGACTCTACTTACATACACCCCCTCAGTTTTGTTGTTATACTCACTTTCCTTTTTGATGTGCTTTTTTTTTCCTATTCACTTTTACTTTATTCTATGTTTTGGCAAACACATGTTACCACTTTACCGCAGGGGATACCCCAAAATATTTATACATTTTTACATACTCTCTTACTATATCCACATTTTTCTTACAATCTCCCACCTTTTTACTTcatctctttttattttctctacCTTTTCCTTACACCAACTCACCTTTCCTATAAACAAGTCCACTGTAAATTAGTGTTCGTATAACAAAATAAGTCGAGGGAGTACTGATTTCATGTTTATCATTATTTACCTCTAAATTTTCCATTTGAATTATAATTGATAACAATATTACTACATTTTTTTAGGAGAACTTTTTTTAAAGGGGACTTAGGAGATAGATAACTTAATAAAAGTAAATGAAAATGAATTACAAAAAAGATGAAGGAAAAATTGCGGAATTAAGTAAAATATCTACAAAATTCACAAGCCCAATACCTTCTCTTCTTccccttcatcttcttcttcatcatcatcttcatcttcatcttcatcttcatcttcatcttcatcttcatcaacaTCTGCATctccatcttcatcttcatcaacaTCTGCATCTCCAACTCCATCTCCGACAGAGAATACCATGTCCTTCATTTCTTCCTCGTCCTATCAATTCAATAGAGTATCATCTATCAAGAAAGATAGTTCTaatataatcatataattatcgATAACCCTTATCGTCTTTAAATCTTTGTAACTTCTAGTTTCATCAACTATTGTAATCAGCTAGGGAAAGTGTAACCAAAAGAAGACAAGAGAAAAATTAATGGTAATAGAAAAAGTAATAgtaataaaagaaaagaaaagacatTGACAAGAAAcatgaaaagagaagaaaagttgcacagattttctttttttggcaaataaacaTTGATATTATATACCAAGAGCGAACAATACAACCAAACACCAGATGACCAGAACAACAAGGCTTAGCAGTAACAATTCCCCCCACCTTCTAGGAAAAAATTCCCTATTTGGCAATCAGTTGTTAGCTTTTTATTTACACCCGGTGTATAAAAATTGGCCCTATTTGACAATCAATTGTTAGCTTTTAACGGATTGTATTTGCAGTTTTGACTAGGTGTTTTTTATTCTATTAACTGGTTTGACTGGCTGGTTGTATAAAAGTGTCTGATAAATAGCTGATTTATGTTGGGTGTTTGATTGTGTAAATGACCAAAAAGGACCTTGTCCTAATTCATTATTGGATTTATTAAAAGTAAAGTAGATTTATATATTCAGTAATCAGTTTATATGTACTAACATATACGAAATACTACTTACTTTGaacactttaaaattttaatgctaagcaattaattaaaaaagaaaaacattgTAATATTCACTGAATTTTGTCAAACTAAACATACCCTCCCCACCCACTAAACCAATAACGACCATCGAATAAACAAGTTGTCAACACAAActatattaattttatactccctactaattaattaattaacattaGAATTAGTTTagcatttttcattttctaagtggtcatttttataaaaaaagaagTCTATACAACCTTGTGTTGGACGTTCTTACAGGATGTCCAACTACAACATGTAATTTGCACCAAGAAAAACTGCAGCTTATAATCCTGCTTATGGAAAGAAAAAAGCATAGATGAGGACTGAGGAAGGATAAAGGTTGAGGGCAAAGTTGTCTTTTAGTTTTTACTCAACAATCCACTAAGTAAAAAAGCTCTTCAATCCGGCGTTTTTGAAATTAGAGTTTTGGGACCAAACCGCTATTCAAATCTGCTCACAACCAAACAAGTGATCAGTGGGGAACTTAAAATTTTGTACTTTGTGAACTTAGTACATTAAATTGTGATGTGTTTAAGGAAAGACAGGAATGATTTTACGAGACTaactatttatttgttttaaaattgtcaaactaatCATTAGTCTTGTATTATTTTTTGCGCATTAcatataattatatataaaaaatgccGATAAAGTTATCGAAAAAATTGACATCTTAGACCCGCTCTAGATCCTAGACCCTACCAATACCGTACCTGACCTAGGGTCTTACATGGTCTTATAATTTTAGGccctatagggtaagggtagggCATGGGTATACATCACAAAATTAGGGCCCGGGACCGGGTATTGCTAGACCCTACCCAGATTCTACCCTTTTCCATCCCTACCCTTTGCCATCCATACCCTTTGCCAACCCTACCGACAACTAGATCAATTACTAAAATAGGATACCTAAGAGAATCATTGtaatatctatataatatactaaaaaagaggaaatcaatgtgatgTAACTCTATGATtctcctctcttttaatataaataaaaaattaaacttaaaataaaataattaatgcaCTTCATACTCTGTATATTTTTACTTAAAACTTCtaattacttatggtaataaatcaattacactacgaaatacttatttacttatggattaaatttcttaatttaaatataCCACTAAAATAACATGTTATATACTATATACTCACTCAGTTCCATAATTATGTTCCAATTTGTATTTTTTACGTATCATTTATATCTCTAGTTATACATTAGCAAGAATTATGAAATTTTGTTATTATTAAAGTACTCgttgagacgaatcaaacaagagcctacatgaatatgttttttcttatgcattggaaacaatttataaaattctcttcaattgtgaatagtgtccaaaTTTTAAATTGGAATGTCATTATGGAACGGATGTAGTATACATCAAGATCATtaacttaaaaaaattatactaaGAATCTACTTCCATATCACAATATTTAAAATATGACAATAAttcgtttaaaataaaaatagaatatgttaacaaggttgtctaaaacatatttttatttataatattttaacatctctattaaaatatttaacttaaattCACTTATGACTAATTGTATATattgtcaatttttatttaaaatatgtgtCTTTATTGACTGCGGATATGTATAACATATATTTATCTTTATTTGCTTTAATATCTGAAATAGCATTTATCAAGGTTGTGTAAAACATGcttattggaaaaaaaaattgtttaataaCTTCGTACCTTTTCTATCTCAAATTTATAAGTTCTActtatccttttatttaatagtttcttaatattttaaatgaaaaataattttaagagttatatttcattttatattattattttctttgtcTTTGATCATTTGATAGGTAATACATTTGCCTTTAGTTCACATTAAAATCTAATGAAAAATTTGTTCGCGCAATTTCTAATAACGGAACTGATGTGAAGCTATGTCGCTCTCTGGAATAAAAAATCCCTGTCTCATACTtgattatgaaaaaaaataaaaaatctcaatATCTCTCGGCAtaactatttttcttttaaattataatagATAAGCTTACAATAACTTATCGCATAAACCTTCGTGAAAAGTCAAATTCGGACAGAGAGTGTacatattttaatattttgtttatttagtcAATTatactaataactaataagacAATGGAATTTTGCAGAAGACTCTATattagaattttaaaattcaaaactctattaacaaaagaaataaaaaaaaatgttgagtCCAGCGGTGGGTTCGAGGCGAGTGCGGATATACATGTGGGAAATAGATCGGAgatgagttttattttttaccCGTTAAGATGGAGATTGGGAAGGTTGAGTATATTCCCTATCGTGGGTGACGGGCTGACGAGGGTAGGAATATGGATAGGGATAAGAAATTTTAGACGAGTACGAGTATGGAGACCCCAATCAGCCTCAAAGTCATGACTAGCTGAATAAAGTAAATAGTGGAATAAGTAAGTGACCGGGTAATGATGTAAATATAAAATGACTAAGTAGGTGACTATCCAAGTGAAGGGTGGATGAGAATAACACTACGATTGACACATGTGATGATTGGAGATGAAAACAATTTTGTTTATGTAccctaatttgttttttttttaaataaaataagataccGAATAGGCCAATAacaatttatccatcattaattttaattaggagaatatctataacctatatgtgtccaaagtataatgtAATGTGATCAGACAAccaaattgtaaaaaaaaatgatgttgGGTCCAACCGTCTAGGGCTTGGTTTGAGGTGGGTGTGGATACACAGACCGGTGATGAAGCagggttaattttattttattttctgccGCGGGGTGAGGTTAAGACGGGGATAAGTATCGTACCTATCGTGGTGACGGACATGGGGGGAGAATTTTAGCAGGTACACGTGTTGAGGGAGGGACCAGCCCCACCCCGTTTCCAAGTTATCTCTAGCTGAATACAGTAGGTAGGTGTTAAATGAATGATCTTTACGTTTACTATTTGCACGATAATTAAGGAACTTTGGTAAACATGTGATGGTTGAATAACAAATGGGAAATTGAGGGACTATAAATTGTCCATCAATGTGAGTGAATGAAAATTAAtcttaaagtattgtgagtgggtaagttatggtaGGTTCCCATaataaaatattccaagttgtATGTTGTATTAGGCCAAATGAGGATATAAATGTAAAATTTATATGATAAAAATGGGTTTAAGTatagtgtaaagaactttcacgatcggactaaaacggaaagaaCTTTCACGatcggactaaaacggaaagaaCTTTAAGGAACGGAGGTCCTAAATGATAAGGGAGTAttaagtaggtatgactatcgaAGTAAATAGCGGATGAGAACAAATTTATGTTTGACATGGGTTATGGAAGGGGAAGAACGTAAATTtatctatgtacccttattttttatttttttcaatttgttaaataaataagacaagGAATGGGACAGTTACAGATCTATCCATCATTAGTTTTAATatattgatgataataatctaTAGTTATAGTTTAGatatgcaaatttaatattcatatcataaatcgtgcatcgcacagtTACTATACTAGTATTTATAATATATTCACAATTATTAATcttaaaaaattattaattactacttccgtcccataatatagtgctcGTTTGACATTTTCACGGTAATGAAAGAATTTGAAAAATGACATGATTAACAATTAATGTTGTTGTACTTTACTAGAAAAAGTACacaacttattttatttttaaacaaaaagACAAAAGACAATAAATGGATGGAGAAGAGAGGGAGGattgttgaataaaaaaaatcaacaacgtACACTATATTTTATGGTACAAACATTAATTGTGGGCCCACATTTTGTAGGTAAAGGTAGGACAATTGGGATATTTAAGTGTTTTAATAAAGGTATGTTGCGAAAAATCAATAGATTAAATAGAAAATTGTCAAAGTCGGCAcaacattttgggacacccaaaTGAAAAACTTACACTATATtgagggacggagggagtactccacAATTACAAAAATAACAACCAACGAACGTTCCAGCTTTGGTCTTTTGACGTTGTATGAAGCTATTTGGATTTGATCCTTTGTGACACAAAATATACGTTCCTAATGGCTCTTAAAatttattacattatactaaaacagacaccaggagTGATACGTGTCACTTCCTAGTGGAAAAAATTCCGACAaaactttttcctttttttattcATCTATTTGTTTCAAAAAGAATTTATGAAAAGGTTCACTGGTTCATTATATTTGAGTAATTATAACTTTATTATTCTTTTGAAATTGTCAAAATCTTTCGTACTCCATGGCGTACTACTTTATTTTTGAACAATTATTTGTTactcaaatattttataaaaaaatggtcaaattataattttataatattcgTGCATGCGTGGGACCTAATCTAATTCGTAATAATAGACTCTTCTTTTGATAGATTATCATTAGTTATGTTAATAGAGACTTGCTCTATTTAGTTGTTGCAATGATTTGATCTTTTATTTTCTTGTAGCCTTGTACtctaatacttcctctgttccatAAAAATCGCACCATCTTTTTTTTTGCACTATTCCCACTAGACCTTTGGTCATTTTTGTGATTCATAACTAAGAAAGTCATGTGAAATCTTGTTAGGTTCGTAtccgatatatattttctaaatatcaaatttttataatttttttcttatacataattcgagatattaagagtTAAAGTGTGTGTTGAAAAACGTAAAATCAAcaatggtgcaatatttaaggaacgGAGAAAATATATATAGTGATGCAATCTCCTTCAGTCTTATAGTAGTCTACTTCCTATTTGGTTAACACACACCGGTGGACGTTTTCATCTTCTCATAAATTTAACGCCCTCCATTGACACCATAAACATTGCTAAAAGAAAAGGGTAATCCAGAATAAATTTCCATTAGAGATATCCATGCCTATATTCATTGCAAGAGCACATGAGTGAGCAAGGGATAGGCGTACGATGCACATACCTGGCTATTTGGAGTTACTTGGAGTTGAGACAGAGACGACACTATTAGATGCCAATTGGATGGCAAGAGGCGGACTAGCCTCGGTACATTCACGAGCTTTAGAGACCGCAGATTGTTCATCTCTATGCGCCCATCTTTTACCACATTTTCTTCCCTATCACCAAATACTTGCTCTAGCTCCGCACACTCTCCAACAAAGATACTTTCAATTATCGGAAGACCCTCACCCATGAAAGCAATGGGCAAAATGCTCTTTAATTTGTGACATGAATGTATATGGATTctcttaatttgttgaaaagCTGTGGTTGAGTTAGGTGGACTTCTCATCCATGCTTCATCCTGGTAATCTAGCATGATAATTGTTTCCAATGCCGCACAATCAATGATTTGGAGCTCTTGCAACTTGACCAAACTCCAAGCAAGAGTGGGTGTGAAAAGGCTTGTCAATCTATCACATCCTCTTATAGAAATTCTTTGTAGTTTGTGAAGGTAACCATTTTCATGAGGACCTTTCCATATGGACTTCAATTTAGGTAAACTTTCCAACTTCAACTCAACTAAGTTTGAAGGAAGTTTCTGGTTATTTAGCTCAACAGTTGGAAAAATCTCTTTCAACTCATAACAATGAAGAATCTCCACCTTAGTAAGAGAGATTAAGCTTCCTCTGATATTATCAAGAATGCTAGTACAAGCCTCAACTGAAATTACCTCGTTTTTTTcctgaaaaaaaaacataatagaGGCATATTAGCATAATGTTTTAAGGGAATTACGTTAAGTAGATCCTACCTAAGAGAGAAACAAAAAAGTTGTGTGGGACATGCATTTAAAGAGAAAAGCAAAGTTTTTTGTGCGATGGAAAGAAGTACAAAATTATGATGACGTAATAACAATTCACTGTACCTGAAGATTGGGCATTTTCCATATCCTTTGCAACTTCCGAAGGTGAAATAACTTCATAAATGTAGGGGAGGGGAGCAATGGCAGGTAATGTGTTGTGTGCTCAAGTGCTTCTAATTCCACCTTATATACATACTTGATCGTATGACATCTCCATATCTGTAATTCTTCCAACGGTGGTGCACATGGAAGCATGTCCGGAACTATATTCTTCAGCCTCGGGCAATTTGTGAACCAAGCATGTCTTAGCTCTCCCAAGAAGTTAACTGGAGTAGGACCATTGCACATCTTGCAGAACTGCTTCATTTCAGATAAGAATAGACGAACTATTCTGGGAAATATTTCTGCTGTTGTTAAAGATGACAGCCCTCCATTTTCTGTAGTGTCAATAAGACACTTAAAACTGGCTATGCCATTACAGTAGAGTTCCCTAAGATTCAGGAAACCCGCCGAATCAATTTGAGGATACATGTTTTGGATGTCCCTCATTATTGGTCCCGAGATATGAAGGCACTCCACGCTTGGAAATAAATGCTGGAAAACTTTCAAGTCCTTAAGACCATCCAGCATCAATGCTCTTGACCACTTGCTGGTACTTACTGAGTAGCACAATATGCAATACCTTTGCAGCTCCCTGAAGCTAAAATCTTGTGGAAGAGAATAAACGCTCTTTAGCATGCCCATGAAGGTAGTCAAGCGATGCAATTTATTTAGATCACATAGATAAGAATCATTCCACGTCCCCTGGTGGCATAAAGGAGTATATAACTCTTCAAGATTTTCTAGTCTAGACAGCAAACTGGGGGGTATCTCTTCCAGCTTAACCCATTCAGATAAATCCAGCAGCCGCAAGTTACAAAGTTCCCCTATCCATTCTGGTAGTACTGTTGAATCTCCAATAAAGACCAACTTGAGGATGTGCAAGTTCTTTAATAATCTGATTGAAGACATATCATTATACCTGAAACGCACTAGCAACGTATACAtcacattgttttttttttttggcaaataatattttaatattaaccAAAGGAAGAGTTTATACACGACTCCAGCACACCAAAACCAGAAGGCAAAATGTCTTAGCTAAATGCATCAGTGTTTACTCACCCCCACCTTCTATGAAGGGTTGAGAGAGCAACTCTTCATATGCAAGCATAAGACTTACAACAAAAGCATAATCCTTAGTTCCTCCGGACATCTACAAGCAACCTTGAAAACTATACTCTTAAACAAATCATTACAATCAACTGCATTTCCTGCAAACactctttgatttctttggagcCAAATCTGATAGATAGCCTCAGTAAATAACATAGCATGAAGTTGTTCGCTTTGTTATACATCACATTGTTCGCTTTTCTTTTGAGGTGAAAAAGGGGCATAACTAATTAACAATGTATTTATTACTATCAATATTAAACGTAATATGAATCTTGGAAGAGCTATTATTTCTATCACttcacaaaaccaaacaaaggaaaatggaAAAACCAATCAAGAGATATGATCATGTGCCTGATCATGTATATTAGTGTATTACGAGTAGTATTTTGGTATATATTCGCATTTTCTTACTGTACGGCTTCACTAGAGTAGTTAAGTAGTTTTTCTTCACTAGATCATAGACTACCAAGTGCTTTCCAACTATAGTTTCAAAAAGCTACCAATATATAATGGCAGTAGTATTTGTTCATTTACCTCAAATTTTGTCCACGAAAATGAAAAGTTCTGAGATTCACAAGATATTTGAGCAAAACCGTTGATGACGCTTCAAAGTCCAGGACCTGTAAAGTATTTGTCCTTCTAAAAAAGTTATCTGTAAACTTTACAGGAGAATGATTATGCAGCACCCTTCGAATTTGTAAAGTAGGAGGAGGGTGCAGATCCTGGGCCTTCCGATAATCATGAACAGGGCATGGAAAAGTGTGAACTAAAGAAGCAGCAGCTGTAAAAATTAGGCAAAAACCTTAATTAGCAAAATATTCATTTTGTATCCTCCAAAAAAATATACTTTATATTCATTTTGTAAAGTTGGTATCACTGCCGGTTTTAAGTTCCAGATTCCAAAGTCATACAAAATATAGAGAACAtccatccttttttttttttggacggGAAAACATCCATCTTACAGTTGGGTACAACCAAGGTTTTTTTCTCATTTcgtaaaatgagcaaaaataaccCCTTGGGTGCAGGTGCACATGTAATCTCGTATGTAAGATAGATTTCATAATAAGATGTTCTCCATATTTTAATGAAAAAAAGCATGGTCATACATAGTGCAGAGAACTATTTATTTGGTAATatgaaatactccctccgtattttaaaaagagatacactttgaccggcacatagttttaggagagtgagttaaaataagatgaaagtgattATAGTAAAAAGATGGCGTGAATAAGTGTGAGAtcacaagaaagagagaaatattaatataattggaagtggggatcaaaacatgtcaaaaaaggaaagtgtatctctttttaaaacacggtcgtttaaggaaagtgtatatctttttaaaatacagaggAAGTATACACAAAAACCTGAACTATATTCTTCCTAtagtttcaaaaaattaaggaaacctgaaaacaaaaatttcaaaaagatAACGAAAGGGACCtttactatttttatttttttggatatGAAAGAGGTTACCTGGCCACATTTTCAACATTTTCAGGTTTGGACAATGAAATTCGTTGGGAAATTGGCGAGTAAAACCCCAAGAATCTAGGAAAATCACAACTGCCTTTTTATACATGTCCTTCCTCTCGAACTCTTTCAACGTGGAGGGCACAAAATAAGGCCCAGTTTCCTTAGTTATCCATAATGCAACATCACGAACCATATCATGTATTTTGACATAATAACCCTCTTCCTTAGAAGAGCTAAGTTCGCCTTCTTGTATCGAGGACAACAAGTAAGCTTTTTCAAGTTTCTTGATGAAAGAAATTATCTTCCCTCTTGCTTGCTCTAATGATTGATCATCTTGAAACAACCACAAACCATATGCGTATCTTGTCAGTTCCTCCACACTTATTTTACTATCTTCCGGATAAGAAGAGCATAGTAAGAGGCACTTCTGGGTGTCATCGTCTCCTAAATAATCATAACTCAGCTTTAGACAAGAATAAACATTTCTATCAGCACTTTCTATATCGGTAAAGCTAGATTTAGAAAGTTTATGAACCGCATCATCATAGTCCTCCGAGCTTTTACCCTTTAAAGCACTTCCAACAGTAACAATGGCAAGTGGCAAACCTGCGCACTCACTAACAACCTGTTTTGCCTTGGTAGACATAGACCTGAGTCCTGCATAAGTGCAAAACAATGTACATGCTTCTGTATCTTCTATAACACCTAAACATACAGATGTGCAACACATATCCTCAATAACCTTCTCACGACGTGTTGTGAGAACAACCTTACATCCTCTATGATTCGACGGTGACGGGATTCCAATGATATCCATGTCAATTTTTTCCCAAACATCATCCAAAATGACTAGGAAACGTTTAAATTTCTTAAACCTCGCACGAAGCTCG encodes:
- the LOC110805708 gene encoding disease resistance protein At4g27190 codes for the protein MYSRSAMMEELRREVDEFGHVERDVQEKVNKLLDAGKEIDEQVTKWLEEAHSISTNVKASWLVDEKAKSTLANRLFRRNHLSKKSKDDILKMKTSMSDSMAQGKNILLVCFSEVPIGIDLVWRDDFVEFKSREIAFHEIMEGVKDEKVGIMGVIGMGGIGKTKLVVEIGKKAQEKKLFDAIIMTTVTQNLNVKGMQGTLADMLGIVLNEENESGRADELRARFKKFKRFLVILDDVWEKIDMDIIGIPSPSNHRGCKVVLTTRREKVIEDMCCTSVCLGVIEDTEACTLFCTYAGLRSMSTKAKQVVSECAGLPLAIVTVGSALKGKSSEDYDDAVHKLSKSSFTDIESADRNVYSCLKLSYDYLGDDDTQKCLLLCSSYPEDSKISVEELTRYAYGLWLFQDDQSLEQARGKIISFIKKLEKAYLLSSIQEGELSSSKEEGYYVKIHDMVRDVALWITKETGPYFVPSTLKEFERKDMYKKAVVIFLDSWGFTRQFPNEFHCPNLKMLKMWPAAASLVHTFPCPVHDYRKAQDLHPPPTLQIRRVLHNHSPVKFTDNFFRRTNTLQVLDFEASSTVLLKYLVNLRTFHFRGQNLRYNDMSSIRLLKNLHILKLVFIGDSTVLPEWIGELCNLRLLDLSEWVKLEEIPPSLLSRLENLEELYTPLCHQGTWNDSYLCDLNKLHRLTTFMGMLKSVYSLPQDFSFRELQRYCILCYSVSTSKWSRALMLDGLKDLKVFQHLFPSVECLHISGPIMRDIQNMYPQIDSAGFLNLRELYCNGIASFKCLIDTTENGGLSSLTTAEIFPRIVRLFLSEMKQFCKMCNGPTPVNFLGELRHAWFTNCPRLKNIVPDMLPCAPPLEELQIWRCHTIKYVYKVELEALEHTTHYLPLLPSPTFMKLFHLRKLQRIWKMPNLQEKNEVISVEACTSILDNIRGSLISLTKVEILHCYELKEIFPTVELNNQKLPSNLVELKLESLPKLKSIWKGPHENGYLHKLQRISIRGCDRLTSLFTPTLAWSLVKLQELQIIDCAALETIIMLDYQDEAWMRSPPNSTTAFQQIKRIHIHSCHKLKSILPIAFMGEGLPIIESIFVGECAELEQVFGDREENVVKDGRIEMNNLRSLKLVNVPRLVRLLPSNWHLIVSSLSQLQVTPNSQDEEEMKDMVFSVGDGVGDADVDEDEDGDADVDEDEDEDEDEDEDEDDDEEEDEGEEEKPLAMNYGGTIERQLQKEYWMVLGRVLPIRAQQSLLDFRMVEIVRCIHDDIEEVFDLVEAKKPVLELLEVLKVCYMPNLKYIWKGHTKFVILQNLREIVAFKCAAITFLFPLSMVRNLPCLESLIASECPQLEHIFQDDIGSVSRNSLIIARDDSDEDVCAGAVTCLPNLKKILVEECGKVKYLFPLSVAQHLPSLKWLHIQRLSQLVHLFYEDREGICVGHNEKIIFLPKLQDIQLDNLPRLSSICPPGYMLTRMFGENWKTEVYGSWGRNFFLIRNCQPVISRSTTLSQLVNLSHLCSFTLIDSVSLLKCLFVRSMAQALCSLQHLEVVNCKELEYLIEPANDQEPTLLRQNDSWTTCFPRLLALRIVGCNKLKTVFPLSISRSLPELRYFYLNGLPELEEIFTEDRNEEYVRCTKFIKLPELLRLTLAQLPRLSRMCPLGYAVCCQTPLEFLEIGGCPFMDKTNCFPPIYKSTTVERRYSIR